A single region of the Cyclopterus lumpus isolate fCycLum1 chromosome 16, fCycLum1.pri, whole genome shotgun sequence genome encodes:
- the cldn12 gene encoding claudin-12 → MSCRDIHATNAFAFIVAFVSLGGIAVAALIPQWRITRLVTFNRNAKNISVYDGLWAKCVKQDGYSGCYYYDSEWYSKVDQLDLRLLQFCLPTGLLFGSLALLLCMAGMCKTCCCSDKPEPDIKTIRFLVNNAGCHLVAGTFLFLGGAIAIAPSVWFLFRTKEMNIRYDNIFSDGFAVYVSIGCSGGLMLAALLMFMWYCMCKKLPSPFWLPMTSMPTSLSTQLLTANGYPPSPVYGPQPFPPQPFPPTVIDAQPYVTSQGYTQNVIAPAQVYVSQISAPDGYGSEVGGTQAYSYAPSQSYAPSQSYAPSQSYAPSQGYASTYAGHRYSSRSRMSAIEIDIPVLTQGQ, encoded by the exons ATGTCTTGCCGGGACATCCATGCCACCAACGCTTTTGCCTTCATCGTTGCCTTTGTGTCTTTGGGAGGGATTGCTGTGGCAGCATTAATCCCACAGTGGCGTATAACGAGACTCGTCACTTTCAATCGGAATGCCAAGAATATCAGCGTGTATGATGGGCTGTGGGCTAAATGTGTAAAACAGGATGGCTATTCAGGATGTTACTACTATGATTCAGAG TGGTACTCTAAAGTGGACCAGCTGGATCTGCGGCTACTGCAGTTCTGTCTGCCTACAGGCCTGCTGTTTGGCTCTCTAGCCTTGCTGCTGTGCATGGCAGGAATGTGTAAGACCTGCTGCTGTTCCGACAAGCCTGAACCGGACATTAAGACCATCAGATTCCTGGTCAACAATGCAGGATGTCACCTGGTGGCAGGGACGTTCTTGTTCCTAGGCGGAGCTATTGCCATCGCACCATCAGTGTGGTTCCTGTTTCGCACCAAGGAAATGAACATCAGATATGATAACATTTTCTCTGATGGCTTTGCTGTGTATGTATCTATTGGCTGCTCTGGAGGACTTATGCTGGCCGCCCTACTGATGTTCATGTGGTACTGTATGTGTAAGAAGTTGCCGTCACCCTTCTGGTTGCCCATGACCTCCATGCCTACCTCTCTGTCCACCCAGCTTCTCACTGCCAACGGATATCCTCCTTCCCCAGTTTATGGCCCCCAGCCCTTCCCACCACAGCCCTTTCCTCCGACAGTTATCGACGCCCAGCCGTATGTGACCTCCCAGGGTTACACGCAAAATGTTATTGCCCCTGCACAGGTGTATGTGTCTCAGATTTCTGCTCCAGATGGGTATGGTTCAGAAGTGGGAGGGACCCAGGCCTACAGCTATGCTCCCTCGCAGAGCTATGCTCCCTCGCAGAGCTATGCTCCCTCGCAGAGCTATGCTCCATCTCAGGGCTACGCATCCACCTACGCAGGACACCGCTACTCCTCCCGCTCACGGATGTCTGCCATAGAGATCGACATTCCCGTGCTGACACAGGGACAGTAA